A region of the Nocardia nova SH22a genome:
AGCCGCCGGGCGACCGGTCAGCACCCGCGGCGTCGGTGCGTCGTCGGCACGCACGAACTGGACCACCGCGGCCCGCCGCCCCAGGCTGATGCACTGCAGGACATAGCGGAACCGCAGCTCGTCCGGTCGGGCGCCACGCATCCGGGCGAGTGCCGCCGAAGCCGCCTGCGCACCGGTCGGCAATGCCGTCGCACAGGCCATCCGCAACTCCTGTCCGCCGGGACCGGTGATCGCGGCGCAGTCGCCCGCGGCGTAGATGTGCGGATCGGAGGTGCGCAGGGTGGCGTCGACCAGAACGCGGCCGTGCGAATCGACCGCCAGGCCCGCGCGGGCGGCGAGGTCGGCCGTCGTGAAACCGGTTGTCCACAGGACGGTTTCGGCCGCGATCCGGTCGCCGTCGGCGGTCACCACTCCCGACGCGGTGACCTCGACGACCTTGGCGTCACTGTGCACCTCCACCCCGAGCCGTCGCAGTGCGGCGGCGATGCCGCGCCGCGCGCGCTCGGACAGCCGATGTCCGGGCTGCTCCGAACTCACCAGTGCCACCGACAGTTCCGGCCGGGATTCGGCGAGTTCCGCGGCCGTCTCGATACCCGTCGCACCACCACCGACGACGGCGACACGCCCGCTCAGTGACGGCAGCGCGGCGATATCCTCCAGTGTCGCAATCGGATACGCATTCGCGCGCACCCCGGCGACACTGTCGGCATCCGCGGAACTGCCGAGGGTGTAGATGAGGGTGTCGTAGCCGAGAATGGTTCCGTCCGACAGCGAAACCTCTTGTGTCGCAGCATCTATCGCGGTCACCGAGCCCTGGACGAATTCCGCGCCCTTCCGTTCCAGGAGGGTGCGCAGATCCCATCGCGGAACAGTCTGCCCGGCGGCGAGCTGATGCAGCCGCACGCGCTCGACCAGTTCGGCGCGCGCGTCCACGACCGTGATCCGGGCGCCGTGCGGGCGGCGGCAGAGCTTGCCCGCCGCGGCCAGTCCGGCATATCCGGCGCCCAGTACGAGAATGCGATGCGGTGTGGTCATGGGTGACTCCTTTCGAGGCCGACACCCTTCAGACCGGACAGCCCGCCGATCCCTGACGACTCCGCACTGTGGTCCGCGTCATATCACCGGGTGCGTCACGCCGCGACTCGGCCGAAGTAGGCGAGTTTGTCGGGGTTGACGATCAACCGGACGGCCGAAATCCCCTCGGGGCCACCGTCGACAGCTCCGATCAGCAACATCGACCCGTGCACGCGGGCCACCGCCGCCGGTGCGCCGTTGACCTCCTCGACGGTGAGCTCGAGCCCCTCGACATCGCGGTGGAACAGACCCGCCAGGTAGCGGGCCACCCGGGACGCGCCCACGATCGGGTGGCGGGCGGCGCCCATCTTGCCGCCGCCGTCGGCGAGCGAGACGACATCGGCGGTGAACATCGCCTCCAGCGCGGCGACATCACCACGCCGGGCGGCGGCGAGGAAACGCTCGAACAGTTCCCGCGCACGAGCCGGTTCGGCATCGAAACGCGGGCGTTCGCTGCGCACGTGCTGGCGGGCCCGGCGATACAGCTGCTGGGAATTCGCCTCGCTCAGCTCGAGCATGTCGGCGATCTCGCGGTGGGCGTAGCCGAACGCCTCGCGCAGCACGAAGACCGCGCGCTCGGCCGGGGACAGGCGTTCCAGCAGTGTCAGCACCGCCAGCGACACCAGCTCGCGCTGCTCGGCCGATTCCATCGGCCCCAGATCACCGTTCCCGGTCGGCACCGGTTCGGGCAACCACGGGCCGGTATAGGTCTCGCGGCGGCTGCGGGCCGAATCCAGCCACGTCCGGCAGAGATTCACCACGACCGTGGTGAGCCATGCCTCGGAGGAACGGATCTCGTCCCGCTCGGTGGCGTCCCAGCGCAGATAGGTCTCCTGGACCGCGTCCTCGGCGTCGCCGGCGGTGCCGAGCATGCGATAGGCGAGGGCGAACAGGCGAGGGCGATGGCGTTCGAATTCGGCCAGTCCCGTGTCGTCCATTCGTTTCACCCTCCCGATCGCCATATCTGTCGATAACCCGCCGGGTCCGAGACGTTAACGTTATCCGTCGGCCGCACCCGGATCGCGCTTCGGCCACGGGATGCGCAGTGTGAAGTGCGGCGCCTCGGTGGTCGGCGCCGGTGACGGGCTCGGCGAATTGTTGCGGCGCAGACCCGAACCGTCCTCCGGCGTGGCCGCGGTGGTGGTTGCGGCCGAACTGCTGGGCGGACTGCAGCACACTCGCTGGTCGTCCGCACCCGACGTGGTCGGCCACACGATGACGGCGGCCGCGGCCAGCCCCAGTACGACGAGCGCTGCCGACAATCCGGCGATGGTCAGTTTCCTCACGAGTTCTCCCCGGCTCGGGCGCCGCGGGGACCGCAGCGCGCACGAATACGCTGCGGGACAACCCTTATCGTTTCCGTATCGAGCGCTAAAGAGCCAGGACAGCGCCGTTCGGAGCGACTATTCGGAGACGACTCCGATGGCGACCGCCACGGGCTTGCCCGCCTCGCTCTTGGCCAGGCAGACCAGTTTCGCGGTTCCCAGCGCCACATTCGGGCTGCCGTCGAACTTCGACCCCGGATTCTCCGCGAGGATGCGGTCCATCAGCGACTTCTCGGCCTCGACATCGAGTTTGCGGAATTCGTCGCAGGTGGTCCGGGAGGCCGGGCCCAGCGAACTGTTCTCCTCCGTGGTCGTCGGCGCCGCTTCCGGCGTCGACGGTTCGGGGGCCGAGGTGGGCGGCGGCGCGGCGGGGGCCGAGGTGGCGACGGCGGAACCGTTGCGGCGCAGGCCGTTGGCATCGGTGGCCGAGTGGTCGTCGCTACCGCAGGCCGTCAGGCCGACGACCAGGGCGCTCAGCGCAACGGCCGCCACGGTCAGTCGTTTCATCGTGCGTAACCCCCGTGTGGTCCGGCGACGCCGAAGCTCTTTCGGCGCGAGCACCGGATCTCCTCCGGCACTGGCACACCGAATCTCCTCCGGCGCGGCTCGCAGCGTACCGGCCGCACCGGCGATTGGAAACCCGGCCCGTACCAGGCCGCGAATCGGATTGCGATGCTCAGGATTCGGCGTCGGCGCCTCGGCCGGGGGCCGTCAGCGGGAGGCGGACGATGAATCTGGTGTCGCCGGGCTGCGACTCCACCCGGATGTCACCGCCGTGTTTGTTCACCACGATCCGGAACGAGATGTCCAGGCCCAGACCCGTGCCCTCACCGACCGGTTTGGTGGTGAAGAACGGCTCGAAGATGCGGTCCCGCAACGCCTCCGGCACACCGGGGCCGGTATCGCCGATCTCCACCGCGGCGCAGTCGTTCTCCCGATACGTACGAATCGACAGGGTGCCCGTACCGGACATCGCGGCGACCGCGTTGTCGATGAGGTTGGTCCACACCTGATTCAATTCCGCTGCGTAACAGGGCACTTCGGGCAGCGTGTGATCGTATTCCTTGATCACGGTGATGTGATCGCCGATCTTGCGGGCGAGCATCACGAGCGTGCTGTCGAGCAGTTCGTGGATGTCGACCACCTGGAACGGCGCCCGGTCCATCTGCGAATACTGTTTGGCCGCATGGACGAGCGAGGAGATCCGGCCGGTCGAATCGGTGATCTCGTTCATCAGGAGTTCGGTTTCGACCGTGTAGTTCAGCCAGCGGATCGCCCCCTCGAACACGCCCCGGTCGCATTCGCCGAGGGTGGCCGAGACGCGCTCCATCCAGTCGATGTCGAATCCGGCCTGGACGAAGTTCGGGGCCAGATCCCAGCCGCCGTCGATGCCGTGATCGTCCAGCCAGTCGCCGAGTTCGTCCTCGCGGTCCGCGGCCTCCAGCGGGGTCAGCGTCGGGGCCTTGGCGACCTGGGTCGCGGCCTCCTCCTGCAGCTGCACCAGCGATTCCAGGGTGGCGGAATCGAATTTGCCGTGCGCCATCATCTTGAGTTTGTGCCGCATCCCGGCGACCCGGTCGCGCAGTGACGAGGTGGCCCGGACCGCCGCGGCCGCCGGATTGTTCAACTCGTGGGTGAGCCCTGCCGACAGCGATCCCAGGGCCAGCAACCGCTCGCGCCGCCCGATGATCTCGTTGGTGTTGCGGTTGCCGAAGAACACGCCTTCGAGCAGGTGCAGCGCCATCGGGAACCATTCCTGCATCATCTGCGCGAAGGTGTCGGCGCCGAGTACGAAGAACTTCGACGGTTTCGTCACGGTCAGCGAACCGGTGTAGTTCCGGTCGGCGCGCTCGCCCATGTAGGCCGTCCACGCACCCGCGTAGGACCCGCGGTGATCGGTGCGCACGAGTTCGAGATCCTCACCCGCGGACAGCTTCGACAGCACGACCTCACCGTCCATGAGCACGTAGAAGCAGGTCGCTTCCTCGCCCTCGCGGTAGACCGGGCCGGGTTCGAAATATTCGACCCGGCCCTCGCGGCACAGCCAGGCGAGCTGTTCGTCGTCGAGTTTCTCGAACAGGAACAGGGTGCGCAGCTCCGCCGGATCGCAGAGCGTCCGGGTGCCCGTCACATTGTCGGTCACAGCACCTGCCTCCTATTGTTTGGCGAGATAACGGTGGACCAGCATGACGGCCATCGCGCCCTCACCGACCGCGGACGCGACCCGCTTCGCCGATTCGGAGCGCACATCGCCCGCGACGAAGACGCCCGGGATGCTGGTTTCGAGATGATGTGGGGCGCGGGGCAGTTCCCAGCCCGCCGGTCGCGCGCCGTCGATCACCAGATCGGGTCCGGCCAGCAGATAGCCCGCGTCGTCGCGGACGAGAAGCCCGGCCAGCCAATCGGTTTCGGGCGCCGCGCCGATGAACAGGAACAGGCGTTCGGCGGCGACCTTCTCCTCCGCCCCGGTGGCGTTGTTGCGCAACACGATTCGTTCCAGGTGATCGCTGCCGTCCGCGGCGACCACCTCGGTGTTGGTGTGCACCTTGATATTCGGGACGGCCTCGATCTGCTGGATCAGATAGTGCGACATCGACTGTTCCAGCGAGGCGCCGCGCACCAGGATGTGCACCGAACCGGCCTGCCGGGACAGGAACACCGCGGCCTGACCGGCGGAGTTCGCGCCGCCGACGATGTAGACGTCGCGATCGGCACAGTCGGCGGCCTCGGTCATCGCCGAGCCGTAGTACACGCCGCGGCCGGTGAAATCGTCCACGCCCGGCGCGGGGTGGTGACGGTAGTTGACGCCGGTCGCGATCAGGACCGAGTGCGCACTCACGCACGAACCGTCGGCGAACAGCACCCGTCGCGCCGAACCGCACACCTCGAGGCCCACCACCTCCCGCGCGGTGATGAGTTCGGCGCCGAATTTGACGGCCTGGCGACGGGCCCGATCGGCCAGCTGCGCACCGGACAGACCATCGGGAAATCCGAGATAGTTCTCGATGCGTGAGCTCTGCCCGGCCTGGCCACCGGTGGCGGTGCGTTCGACGAGCACCGTCCGCAGTCCCTCGGAGGCGCCGTAGACCGCGGCGCCGAGTCCGGCCGGACCACCGCCGATGACGATCAGGTCGTAGAACTCGCCACTGGGATCGGTACTGAGACCCACGCATTCGGCCAGTTCGCTGTCCGAGGGTGACAGCAGCACATCGCCGCTGGGGTCGATGACCACCGGACACTGCTCGGCATCGGCTCCGGCGGCCTCCAGCAGGCGTTGTCCCTCCGGATCGTCGGCCAGATACCAGCGGTACGGCAGCTGGTTGCGGGCCAGGAACTCGCGCACCTCGGAACCGCGGGCCGACCAGCGATGCCCGATGATCTTCGTTTCGTGCACCGGGCGGCGGTCGTCACCGCGCCAGGATTCCAGCAGGGCGTCGACCACCGGATACAGCTTCTCCTCCGGCGGATCCCAGGGCTTGAGCAGATAGTGGTCCAGATCGACGACGTTGATCGCGTCGATCGCGGCGTTGGTGTCGGCGTAGGCGGTGAGCAGTACCCGCCGGGCGTAGGGGTGCAGGTCGATCGCGTGTTCCAGGAACTGGATCCCGTCCATTCCCGGCATCCGGTAGTCGGCGATCAGTACCGCCACCGGCTGGCCGCGCAGCTTCAGCTCGCGCAGCACCTCGAGTGCGGAATCGCCGGAGTCCGCGCGCATGGTGCGATAGTCCGCGCCGTATCGCCGCCGCAGATCGCGGACCACGGCCCGGGATACCCCGGGGTCGTCGTCGACGCTGAGGATTACCGGTTTGACGGCAGCTGGTGATGTCACATCGAAAAGTATGAGCGTCGGGCGGGCGGGTTGCCGATGTTGTTCGCTGAGAGGTGGTGCGTCACCGACGGCATGCGGTCACACCTGGCGGTGCTGGACGATGTCGAGTTCGCTCGGGGTCAGCAGTCGTTCGAGTCGTTCCTCGCGCACCGCACGGTCCTTCCGGGACCGCCTGCCGTGCTGCCGGAACGGCGTCGGTATCGACGCGGACTCCGAATCGGGAAGTAGCGGAACCGATTCCGCCTGACGGCGGTGAAGGATGGTTCGAATGTTCACGGCCGATCACCTCACGGGACGTAAAAGCCTTGGCTCCAGTCGGTTGCTTCGTTGCCTGCCGTATATCTATCCGCCATTGTGCGTCCGGTATTACGAGAAGCGAAACCGATCACATCAGAATGTGATCTAGTTGATCTTCGGCAACAACGTGACGGCGCTCACAGATTCAGGGTCCACCGGCCCGGATTAGAATTCACTGTTACCGGCGGTCATACTTTCGCCGAACCCCTTACCGTGACGATTTCGGAGGCAGCGTTGCCGAACCCGCTAGAGGCCACCATCGATATCGCCGCCGCGCCCGAGCGCGTCTGGGCGGTGGTCTCCGATCTGTCCCGCATGCCGGAATTCAGCCCGACCACCAAGAAGATGATCCCGCTGGGCACACCGCGCGCCGGGACCTGGACGATCAACGTCAACAAGATCGGATGGAAGGTGTATCCGACCACCTCGCGCATCGTCCGGTTCGAGCCCAACCGGGCCTTCGCGTTCCGGATGAACGAGAACAGCACCGTGTGGAGCTACACCCTCGAGGCCACCGATTCCGGCACCCGGGTCACCGAGCGCCGCGATGTCCCGAACGGTGTCACCAAGCCCGTTCGCGTGATGATCGACAAACTGCTCGGCGGCGAACGGCAATTCGAGAGCGATCTGGTGACGGGAATGCAGGAGACCCTCGGCCGGATCAAGACCGCGGCCGAGCACTAGGAAGCTCAGCCGATTCGGCGAGCCCGGGGACAGAAGCGACCGCGACCGCGTAGTTTGCCCGTCATGCGACGATTCACGGGCATTGTGGCGGTGATCGCGGGGACGATTCTCCTGCTGACCGGTTGCGGCAGTTCGGATTCGGGCACCTCGCGCGAGGTGACGGTGGTGGGCACCGGACAGGTGCGCGGGGCGCCGGACACCCTGAACGCGGACGTGGGTGTCGAGGTGACCGCGCCCGATGTCTCCACCGCGATCGACCAGGCCAACGACAAGGCCAAGGCGGTCACCGACGCCATGGTGACCGCGGGCGCCAAACGGGAGGACATCCAGACCACCGATGTCGCGGTCCAGCCGCAGTACGGTCCCGACCGCAATGTCACCGGGTACACCGCGACCAATACGGTCCACGTCGTGGTGCGGGATCTGCCCAAGGCGTCGGCCATCCTGTCGGCGGCGGTGCAGGCCGGTGGGAACGCCACCCGGATCAGCGGTGTCTCGTTCGCGCTGGACGACAATTCGAAACTGCTCGCCGACGCCCGGGCCGGTGCGTTCGCCGATGCCAAGGCGCGCGCGAACCAGTATGCGGTGCTGTCGGGGCTGAAGTTGCGGGATGTCAAGACCATCAACGAGACCCGCAGCGGGGAGTCGACCGCACCGCAGGCCAAGGCGCAGTTCGCGGCGCCGGATGTGCCGCTGGAACCGGGGCAGCAGACGGTGACCTTCACGGTGACCGTCACCTGGAATATGGGCTGATCCACCGCCGCGACAACGAAGGCCCGGCCGATTGCGGCCGGGCCTTTCCGTTCCGAGGATCTACTCCGCGATGTCGGCGGAGGACTGCCAATTGGGCAGCTTCGCCACCTGTGCGGCGTAGGACAGTCCGGCGCCGAAGGCGACCAGCAGCGCCGCGGCGCCCGGCTTGCTCTCACCGGAGCGCAGCACCGCCTCCATGGCCAGCGGAATCGAGGCCGCCGAGGTGTTGCCGGCTTCCTCGATGTCGTTGGCCAGCGCGCAGTTGGCCGACAGGTCGAGTTCTCGCGCCATGATCTCGATGATGCGGCCGTTGGCCTGGTGCGGGACCATCGCGTCGATCTCGCCGGAGGTCAGGCCCGCACGCTCGATCGCGTCCAGGCACACCTTCTTCAGCGAATGCGCGGCCCAGCGGAAGACCGCGGTGCCCTCCATCGCGAGATAGGGACGCACCGCGTCGGTGCCCCGCTCGTCGATCTCGTCGAAGAACTCCATCCAGTCCTTGTCCTGCCGGATGGCGTGGTGCTGCTCGCCGTCGGAACCCCAGACGGTCGGGCCGATGCCCGGTTCGTCGGACGGACCCACGACCACCGCGCCCGCACCGTCGGCGAACAGGAAGGCGGTGCCGCGGTCGGCCGGGTTGATCGCGTCGGTGAGCTTCTCGACGCCGACGACCAGCACATGTCCGGCGGTGCCGCCCTTGACCAGATCCGAGGCCAACGCCAGCGCGTGGCAGAAACCGGCGCAACCCGCCGAGATGTCGAACGCCGCCGGATGGTTCATCCCCAGTTCGGTGGCGATCTGCGGAGCGGCCGCCGGGGTCAGCAGCAGCCACGTGGAAGTCGCCACGATGACGCAGTCCACCTGTTCGGCGGTGATTCCGGCGGCCGCGATCGCATCGCGGGCCGCCGCGGCACTCATTCCGACAATGGTCTCGGAGTCGGAGGCGAACCGCCGTGTCCGGATGCCCGAGCGCGTCCGGATCCATTCGTCGCTGGAGTCGATCGCTCCGGCGACCTCCTCGTTGGTTACGACCCGGGCCGGGCGGTACACGCCGAGCCCGAGCATCGCCGTGTGCTCCACCCCGGTGATCTGGGCGAGTCGAGCAGCCATCTCGCATCTCCTCTGTACCTGGTTCGACGCACGTGCGAGTCGAACGTTGCTTCATCCCCCCAGGGCCGGGCGTTCGTGGCGGGGACCGGCGGTCCGTAGCCCTACGAGCGCGTAGACATGAGGCCCCCTCATATTAGCCGGAATGCTAACGCGGAGGGTGGGTATTGTCACAATCGAAGGGTGCATTACCGGCTCGCCGATCGGTGCAGGTACCGAAACCCGGGCGACCGGTCCATTCCGACGAGTGTCCTGGAGGTCACCATGCTCGGTCTCGGCATCATCGGCTGGATCATCATCGGTGGATTGGCGGGCTGGATAGCCAGCAAGTTCATGGGCACCGACGCC
Encoded here:
- a CDS encoding NAD(P)/FAD-dependent oxidoreductase — protein: MTTPHRILVLGAGYAGLAAAGKLCRRPHGARITVVDARAELVERVRLHQLAAGQTVPRWDLRTLLERKGAEFVQGSVTAIDAATQEVSLSDGTILGYDTLIYTLGSSADADSVAGVRANAYPIATLEDIAALPSLSGRVAVVGGGATGIETAAELAESRPELSVALVSSEQPGHRLSERARRGIAAALRRLGVEVHSDAKVVEVTASGVVTADGDRIAAETVLWTTGFTTADLAARAGLAVDSHGRVLVDATLRTSDPHIYAAGDCAAITGPGGQELRMACATALPTGAQAASAALARMRGARPDELRFRYVLQCISLGRRAAVVQFVRADDAPTPRVLTGRPAAVVKELIVRGASLTARR
- a CDS encoding RNA polymerase sigma-70 factor, with the translated sequence MDDTGLAEFERHRPRLFALAYRMLGTAGDAEDAVQETYLRWDATERDEIRSSEAWLTTVVVNLCRTWLDSARSRRETYTGPWLPEPVPTGNGDLGPMESAEQRELVSLAVLTLLERLSPAERAVFVLREAFGYAHREIADMLELSEANSQQLYRRARQHVRSERPRFDAEPARARELFERFLAAARRGDVAALEAMFTADVVSLADGGGKMGAARHPIVGASRVARYLAGLFHRDVEGLELTVEEVNGAPAAVARVHGSMLLIGAVDGGPEGISAVRLIVNPDKLAYFGRVAA
- a CDS encoding ATP-binding protein, whose protein sequence is MTDNVTGTRTLCDPAELRTLFLFEKLDDEQLAWLCREGRVEYFEPGPVYREGEEATCFYVLMDGEVVLSKLSAGEDLELVRTDHRGSYAGAWTAYMGERADRNYTGSLTVTKPSKFFVLGADTFAQMMQEWFPMALHLLEGVFFGNRNTNEIIGRRERLLALGSLSAGLTHELNNPAAAAVRATSSLRDRVAGMRHKLKMMAHGKFDSATLESLVQLQEEAATQVAKAPTLTPLEAADREDELGDWLDDHGIDGGWDLAPNFVQAGFDIDWMERVSATLGECDRGVFEGAIRWLNYTVETELLMNEITDSTGRISSLVHAAKQYSQMDRAPFQVVDIHELLDSTLVMLARKIGDHITVIKEYDHTLPEVPCYAAELNQVWTNLIDNAVAAMSGTGTLSIRTYRENDCAAVEIGDTGPGVPEALRDRIFEPFFTTKPVGEGTGLGLDISFRIVVNKHGGDIRVESQPGDTRFIVRLPLTAPGRGADAES
- a CDS encoding FAD-dependent oxidoreductase, whose product is MTSPAAVKPVILSVDDDPGVSRAVVRDLRRRYGADYRTMRADSGDSALEVLRELKLRGQPVAVLIADYRMPGMDGIQFLEHAIDLHPYARRVLLTAYADTNAAIDAINVVDLDHYLLKPWDPPEEKLYPVVDALLESWRGDDRRPVHETKIIGHRWSARGSEVREFLARNQLPYRWYLADDPEGQRLLEAAGADAEQCPVVIDPSGDVLLSPSDSELAECVGLSTDPSGEFYDLIVIGGGPAGLGAAVYGASEGLRTVLVERTATGGQAGQSSRIENYLGFPDGLSGAQLADRARRQAVKFGAELITAREVVGLEVCGSARRVLFADGSCVSAHSVLIATGVNYRHHPAPGVDDFTGRGVYYGSAMTEAADCADRDVYIVGGANSAGQAAVFLSRQAGSVHILVRGASLEQSMSHYLIQQIEAVPNIKVHTNTEVVAADGSDHLERIVLRNNATGAEEKVAAERLFLFIGAAPETDWLAGLLVRDDAGYLLAGPDLVIDGARPAGWELPRAPHHLETSIPGVFVAGDVRSESAKRVASAVGEGAMAVMLVHRYLAKQ
- a CDS encoding SRPBCC family protein translates to MPNPLEATIDIAAAPERVWAVVSDLSRMPEFSPTTKKMIPLGTPRAGTWTINVNKIGWKVYPTTSRIVRFEPNRAFAFRMNENSTVWSYTLEATDSGTRVTERRDVPNGVTKPVRVMIDKLLGGERQFESDLVTGMQETLGRIKTAAEH
- a CDS encoding SIMPL domain-containing protein, whose protein sequence is MRRFTGIVAVIAGTILLLTGCGSSDSGTSREVTVVGTGQVRGAPDTLNADVGVEVTAPDVSTAIDQANDKAKAVTDAMVTAGAKREDIQTTDVAVQPQYGPDRNVTGYTATNTVHVVVRDLPKASAILSAAVQAGGNATRISGVSFALDDNSKLLADARAGAFADAKARANQYAVLSGLKLRDVKTINETRSGESTAPQAKAQFAAPDVPLEPGQQTVTFTVTVTWNMG
- a CDS encoding beta-ketoacyl-ACP synthase III, with product MAARLAQITGVEHTAMLGLGVYRPARVVTNEEVAGAIDSSDEWIRTRSGIRTRRFASDSETIVGMSAAAARDAIAAAGITAEQVDCVIVATSTWLLLTPAAAPQIATELGMNHPAAFDISAGCAGFCHALALASDLVKGGTAGHVLVVGVEKLTDAINPADRGTAFLFADGAGAVVVGPSDEPGIGPTVWGSDGEQHHAIRQDKDWMEFFDEIDERGTDAVRPYLAMEGTAVFRWAAHSLKKVCLDAIERAGLTSGEIDAMVPHQANGRIIEIMARELDLSANCALANDIEEAGNTSAASIPLAMEAVLRSGESKPGAAALLVAFGAGLSYAAQVAKLPNWQSSADIAE